A portion of the Suricata suricatta isolate VVHF042 chromosome 11, meerkat_22Aug2017_6uvM2_HiC, whole genome shotgun sequence genome contains these proteins:
- the SESN3 gene encoding sestrin-3, with translation MNRGGSSPSAAANYLLCTNCRKVLRKDKRIRVSAPLTRGPSAFIPEKEVVQGNTVDERTNFLVEEYSTSGRLDNITQVMSLHTQYLESFLRSQFYMLRMDGPLPLPHRHYIAIMAAARHQCSYLINMHVDEFLKTGGIAEWLNGLEYVPQRLKNLNEINKLLAHRPWLITKEHIQKLVKTGENNWSLPELVHAVVLLAHYHALASFVFGSGINPERDPEISNGFRLISVNNFCVCDLANDNNIENASLTGSNFGIVDSLSELEALMERMKRLHEEREDEEASQEEMTTRFEKEKKESLFVVSGDTFHSFPHSDFEDDMIITADVSRYIEDPGFGYEDFARRGEEHLPTFRAQDYTWENHGFSLVNRLYSDIGHLLDEKFRMVYSLTYNTMATHEDVDTTMLRRALFNYVHCMFGIRYDDYDYGEVNQLLERSLKVYIKTVTCYPERTTKRMYDSYWRQFKHSEKVHVNLLLMEARMQAELLYALRAITRHLT, from the exons GTTGTCCAAGGAAACACAGTGGATGAACGTACAAACTTTCTCGTGGAAGAATATTCTACTTCCGGTCGCCTGGACAACATCACGCAGGTCATGAGTTTGCACACTCAGTACCTGGAGTCTTTCCTGCGGAGTCAGTTCTACATGCTGCGCATGGACGGCCCCCTTCCTCTGCCACACCGGCACTACATCGCAATAATG GCTGCAGCTAGACATCAGTGTTCTTACTTAATAAACATGCACGTGGATGAATTTTTAAAGACAGGAGGGATTGCTGAGTGGTTGAATGGTTTGGAATACGTTCCGCAAAGACTGAAGAatcttaatgaaataaataagctgCTAGCACACCGACCCTGGCTCATCACGAAAGAGCACATTCAG AAACTTGTCAAAACTGGAGAAAATAATTGGTCTCTGCCCGAACTGGTACATGCTGTGGTCCTACTGGCACATTATCATGCTTTGGCAAGCTTTGTTTTTGGTAGTGGCATCAATCCAGAGAGAGATCCAGAAATCTCCAATGGGTTCAGGCTAATATCAGTCAACAATTTCTGTGTTTGTGATCTCGCTAATGACAACAACATAGAGAACGCATCCCTTACAGGCAGCAACTTCGGG ATTGTAGATTCTCTAAGCGAGCTAGAGGCCTTAATGGAAAGAATGAAGAGGCTTCATGAAGAAAGGGAAGATGAAGAGGCGTCTCAGGAAGAAATGACCACTCGCtttgagaaggagaagaaagaaagtctTTTTGTGGTCTCTGGAGatacttttcattcatttcctcattcag attttgaagatgacatgattatAACAGCTGATGTCTCCCGATATATCGAAGACCCTGGTTTTGGGTATGAGGACTTTGCCAGACGAGGAGAAGAGCATTTGCCAACATTCCGAGCTCAG GACTACACCTGGGAAAACCACGGCTTCTCCCTGGTGAACAGACTGTATTCCGACATCGGACACCTTCTTGATGAGAAGTTCCGCATGGTCTACAGTCTCACCTACAACACTATGGCCACGCACGAGGACGTGGACACCACCATGCTGCGCAGAGCTCTGTTTAACTATGTTCACTGTATGTTTGGAATCAG GTATGATGACTATGATTATGGAGAAGTTAATCAACTACTTGAACGAAGCCTGAAGGTTTACATTAAGACAGTGACCTGCTATCCTGAGAGAACCACCAAGCGCATGTATGATAGTTACTGGCGTCAGTTCAAGCACTCAGAAAAG GTTCACGTAAATTTGCTCTTAATGGAAGCACGGATGCAAGCTGAACTCCTTTACGCCCTTCGTGCCATAACTCGGCATTTGACCTGA